The Manihot esculenta cultivar AM560-2 chromosome 11, M.esculenta_v8, whole genome shotgun sequence genome includes a region encoding these proteins:
- the LOC110626566 gene encoding protein NLP2 isoform X1 yields MEDGGFKTDSVSRNLPGAAMDLDFMDELLYDGCWLTTDGLNISQPGLSSSTVPNDSSQYFPFVDTNLHQQINQDGMENNFPENPPLSNPKVEQLADDESQDHKSVKITTSSVSAGFPNEGSELSRSFWIEPRADPGPTSSVKVRLMHAIRRLKECTKDREVLVQIWVPTKKEGKHVLTTTDQPCFVSLKSESLARYRYVSENYHFPVEGDSKESLGLPGRVFLGKLPESTPDVRFFRNDEYPRKTYAKQYNISGSLAVPVFERGTGTCLGVVEVITTTRYINYRSELETICKALEAFDLRSSQDFCPPSVKACKEFCQAAVPEISEILGSVCETHKLPLALTWARCFQQGKGGCRHFDEKFANCISTVDSACFVDDRECLVFHAACSEQFLSLGQGIVGRAFVTNKQCFASDVTAFSKTDYPLSHHAKVLGLHAAVAIPLRSTHDGSADFVLELFLPKDCRDPEEHKQMQELLPIAIQQACRSLQVVMDKELEGNRSWQMAIASNEINNKQETHIFAASSLNEPYPLGSSWFAQMLEAQQKGKRVCVSWDNPEEPKEEFKVATHWDEGLEKLYEGQVFAESGQLQQNSGRKDSTEGGNNSSFAGQQSLGSRKTGEKRRTKTEKTISLEVLRQYFAGSLKDAAKSIGVCPTTLKRICRQHGISRWPSRKLKKVGHSLKKLQLVIDSVQGAEGAIQIGSFYNTFPELTSPSFCRKPSLMMNENLKPLNPQPESGTSNAGATASKSPSSSCSQSSGSSISCSTGAKEHTITNNTSNTEDALAVEDPGGVLKRTLSDAELHALYREEPKPLARSQSHKILGDQPSLDQILPPLGKGSGKNLRENGAFRVKANFGEDKVRFSLQPSWCFKDLQQELAKRFNISDVCKIDLKYLDDDHEWVLLTCDADLEECKDIYRLTQSQTIKLSVHQASQNLR; encoded by the exons ATGGAGGATGGTGGCTTTAAAACTGATTCTGTCTCTCGGAACTTACCAGGCGCTGCAATGGATTTGGATTTCATGGATGAACTCTTGTATGATGGATGCTGGTTAACCACTGATGGATTGAACATTTCACAGCCAGGCCTGTCTTCTTCCACTGTTCCAAATGACTCTTCACAATATTTTCCTTTTGTGGATACAAACCTtcatcagcaaataaaccaagatGGAATGGAAAATAACTTTCCTGAAAACCCACCTCTTAGTAATCCCAAAGTGGAGCAACTTGCTGACGATGAATCTCAAGACCATAAATCTGTCAAAATTACAACATCTTCAGTATCTGCAGGTTTTCCTAATGAAGGCAGTGAATTGAGCAGAAGCTTTTGGATTGAACCAAGGGCAGATCCAGGACCAACTTCTTCAGTAAAAGTGAGATTAATGCATGCTATTCGGAGGTTGAAAGAATGCACAAAAGATAGGGAAGTCCTTGTTCAGATATGGGTACCAACAAAGAAAGAAGGCAAACATGTCCTTACGACTACTGACCAGCCATGCTTTGTCAGTCTAAAGAGTGAAAGTCTTGCAAGATATAGATATGTTTCAGAAAACTATCATTTCCCTGTTGAGGGGGATTCAAAAGAGTCACTTGGGTTGCCTGGTCGGGTTTTCTTGGGGAAATTGCCGGAGTCGACTCCAGACGTTCGCTTCTTTAGAAATGACGAGTACCCACGCAAAACTTATGCAAAGCAGTATAATATTAGTGGTTCTCTTGCAGTTCCAGTCTTTGAAAGGGGTACTGGCACTTGCTTGGGGGTTGTTGAGGTTATAACAACCACCCGATATATTAATTACCGTTCAGAGCTAGAAACTATCTGCAAAGCTCTTGAG GCTTTTGATCTAAGGAGTTCTCAAGACTTCTGCCCTCCTAGTGTAAAG GCTTGTAAAGAGTTTTGCCAAGCAGCTGTTCCAGAGATATCTGAGATTTTGGGATCTGTATGTGAAACACACAAGTTACCTTTAGCTTTGACATGGGCCCGATGTTTTCAGCAAGGGAAAGGCGGTTGTCGCCATTTTGATGAGAAGTTTGCTAATTGTATTTCCACTGTGGATTCTGCTTGCTTTGTAGATGATAGAGAATGTTTAGTATTCCATGCGGCATGCTCTGAACAATTCCTTTCTCTTGGTCAAGGGATTGTTGGGAGAGCTTTTGTAACAAACAAACAGTGTTTTGCAAGTGATGTAACTGCCTTTTCTAAGACAGATTATCCTCTATCTCACCATGCTAAGGTGCTTGGTTTGCATGCTGCTGTTGCAATTCCTTTGCGGAGCACCCATGATGGATCAGCTGATTTTGTCTTGGAGCTATTCTTGCCAAAAGACTGCCGGGATCCTGAAGAACATAAGCAAATGCAGGAACTGTTGCCCATTGCCATACAACAAGCTTGTCGGAGTTTACAAGTAGTCATGGACAAGGAGCTAGAAGGTAATAGAAGCTGGCAAATGGCTATTGCttcaaatgaaataaataataaacaagAAACGCATATATTTGCAGCTTCTTCATTGAATGAACCTTATCCCCTGGGTTCATCCTGGTTTGCCCAGATGTTGGAGGCTCAGCAGAAAGGTAAACGTGTCTGTGTTTCATGGGACAATCCAGAAGAACCAAAAGAAGAATTTAAGGTAGCAACTCATTGGGATGAAGGTCTAGAAAAATTATATGAAGGGCAGGTTTTTGCAGAATCTGGACAACTTCAGCAAAATTCTGGACGCAAAGATAGTACTGAGGGTGGCAACAATTCTTCTTTTGCCGGGCAGCAGTCATTAGGCAGCAGAAAGACAGGTGAGAAGAGACGGACCAAGACAGAGAAGACAATCAGCTTGGAAGTTCTTCGACAGTACTTTGCAGGGAGCCTTAAAGATGCTGCTAAGAGTATTGGCG TTTGCCCCACCACTTTGAAAAGGATATGCAGGCAACACGGTATCTCCCGCTGGCCTTCTCGAAAGCTTAAGAAGGTTGGCCACTCATTAAAGAAACTCCAACTTGTGATTGACTCCGTCCAAGGTGCTGAAGGAGCCATTCAGATTGGTTCCTTTTACAACACTTTTCCAGAATTGACCTCTCCAAGTTTTTGCAgaaaaccttcattaatgatgAATGAAAATCTGAAGCCCTTAAACCCTCAGCCTGAGAGTGGCACATCAAATGCTGGGGCCACTGCTTCGAAATCCCCATCCTCATCCTGTAGTCAAAGCTCTGGATCAAGCATCTCATGTTCTACTGGAGCAAAGGAGCATACAATCACCAACAATACTTCGAACACCGAGGATGCCTTAGCAGTAGAAGACCCAGGAGGTGTTCTCAAAAGAACACTTAGTGATGCAGAATTACATGCCTTGTATCGTGAGGAACCCAAACCTCTTGCCAGATCCCAAAGCCATAAAATACTGGGGGATCAACCAAGTCTTGATCAGATTCTGCCCCCCTTGGGAAAAGGAAGTGGCAAGAATTTACGAGAAAATGGTGCTTTTAGAGTTAAAGCCAACTTTGGAGAAGACAAAGTCCGGTTCAGCTTGCAGCCAAGTTGGTGTTTCAAAGACTTGCAGCAAGAGCTTGCAAAGCGATTCAATATAAGTGATGTCTGCAAAATTGACCTCAAGTATTTGGATGATGATCATGAATGGGTTCTTCTGACTTGTGATGCTGATCTCGAGGAGTGTAAAGACATATACAGATTGACACAGAGCCAGACCATCAAATTATCTGTCCATCAAGCTTCTCAGAACCTCCGATAG
- the LOC110626566 gene encoding protein NLP2 isoform X2, whose amino-acid sequence MEDGGFKTDSVSRNLPGAAMDLDFMDELLYDGCWLTTDGLNISQPGLSSSTVPNDSSQYFPFVDTNLHQQINQDGMENNFPENPPLSNPKVEQLADDESQDHKSVKITTSSVSAGFPNEGSELSRSFWIEPRADPGPTSSVKVRLMHAIRRLKECTKDREVLVQIWVPTKKEGKHVLTTTDQPCFVSLKSESLARYRYVSENYHFPVEGDSKESLGLPGRVFLGKLPESTPDVRFFRNDEYPRKTYAKQYNISGSLAVPVFERGTGTCLGVVEVITTTRYINYRSELETICKALEAFDLRSSQDFCPPSVKACKEFCQAAVPEISEILGSVCETHKLPLALTWARCFQQGKGGCRHFDEKFANCISTVDSACFVDDRECLVFHAACSEQFLSLGQGIVGRAFVTNKQCFASDVTAFSKTDYPLSHHAKVLGLHAAVAIPLRSTHDGSADFVLELFLPKDCRDPEEHKQMQELLPIAIQQACRSLQVVMDKELEASSLNEPYPLGSSWFAQMLEAQQKGKRVCVSWDNPEEPKEEFKVATHWDEGLEKLYEGQVFAESGQLQQNSGRKDSTEGGNNSSFAGQQSLGSRKTGEKRRTKTEKTISLEVLRQYFAGSLKDAAKSIGVCPTTLKRICRQHGISRWPSRKLKKVGHSLKKLQLVIDSVQGAEGAIQIGSFYNTFPELTSPSFCRKPSLMMNENLKPLNPQPESGTSNAGATASKSPSSSCSQSSGSSISCSTGAKEHTITNNTSNTEDALAVEDPGGVLKRTLSDAELHALYREEPKPLARSQSHKILGDQPSLDQILPPLGKGSGKNLRENGAFRVKANFGEDKVRFSLQPSWCFKDLQQELAKRFNISDVCKIDLKYLDDDHEWVLLTCDADLEECKDIYRLTQSQTIKLSVHQASQNLR is encoded by the exons ATGGAGGATGGTGGCTTTAAAACTGATTCTGTCTCTCGGAACTTACCAGGCGCTGCAATGGATTTGGATTTCATGGATGAACTCTTGTATGATGGATGCTGGTTAACCACTGATGGATTGAACATTTCACAGCCAGGCCTGTCTTCTTCCACTGTTCCAAATGACTCTTCACAATATTTTCCTTTTGTGGATACAAACCTtcatcagcaaataaaccaagatGGAATGGAAAATAACTTTCCTGAAAACCCACCTCTTAGTAATCCCAAAGTGGAGCAACTTGCTGACGATGAATCTCAAGACCATAAATCTGTCAAAATTACAACATCTTCAGTATCTGCAGGTTTTCCTAATGAAGGCAGTGAATTGAGCAGAAGCTTTTGGATTGAACCAAGGGCAGATCCAGGACCAACTTCTTCAGTAAAAGTGAGATTAATGCATGCTATTCGGAGGTTGAAAGAATGCACAAAAGATAGGGAAGTCCTTGTTCAGATATGGGTACCAACAAAGAAAGAAGGCAAACATGTCCTTACGACTACTGACCAGCCATGCTTTGTCAGTCTAAAGAGTGAAAGTCTTGCAAGATATAGATATGTTTCAGAAAACTATCATTTCCCTGTTGAGGGGGATTCAAAAGAGTCACTTGGGTTGCCTGGTCGGGTTTTCTTGGGGAAATTGCCGGAGTCGACTCCAGACGTTCGCTTCTTTAGAAATGACGAGTACCCACGCAAAACTTATGCAAAGCAGTATAATATTAGTGGTTCTCTTGCAGTTCCAGTCTTTGAAAGGGGTACTGGCACTTGCTTGGGGGTTGTTGAGGTTATAACAACCACCCGATATATTAATTACCGTTCAGAGCTAGAAACTATCTGCAAAGCTCTTGAG GCTTTTGATCTAAGGAGTTCTCAAGACTTCTGCCCTCCTAGTGTAAAG GCTTGTAAAGAGTTTTGCCAAGCAGCTGTTCCAGAGATATCTGAGATTTTGGGATCTGTATGTGAAACACACAAGTTACCTTTAGCTTTGACATGGGCCCGATGTTTTCAGCAAGGGAAAGGCGGTTGTCGCCATTTTGATGAGAAGTTTGCTAATTGTATTTCCACTGTGGATTCTGCTTGCTTTGTAGATGATAGAGAATGTTTAGTATTCCATGCGGCATGCTCTGAACAATTCCTTTCTCTTGGTCAAGGGATTGTTGGGAGAGCTTTTGTAACAAACAAACAGTGTTTTGCAAGTGATGTAACTGCCTTTTCTAAGACAGATTATCCTCTATCTCACCATGCTAAGGTGCTTGGTTTGCATGCTGCTGTTGCAATTCCTTTGCGGAGCACCCATGATGGATCAGCTGATTTTGTCTTGGAGCTATTCTTGCCAAAAGACTGCCGGGATCCTGAAGAACATAAGCAAATGCAGGAACTGTTGCCCATTGCCATACAACAAGCTTGTCGGAGTTTACAAGTAGTCATGGACAAGGAGCTAGAAG CTTCTTCATTGAATGAACCTTATCCCCTGGGTTCATCCTGGTTTGCCCAGATGTTGGAGGCTCAGCAGAAAGGTAAACGTGTCTGTGTTTCATGGGACAATCCAGAAGAACCAAAAGAAGAATTTAAGGTAGCAACTCATTGGGATGAAGGTCTAGAAAAATTATATGAAGGGCAGGTTTTTGCAGAATCTGGACAACTTCAGCAAAATTCTGGACGCAAAGATAGTACTGAGGGTGGCAACAATTCTTCTTTTGCCGGGCAGCAGTCATTAGGCAGCAGAAAGACAGGTGAGAAGAGACGGACCAAGACAGAGAAGACAATCAGCTTGGAAGTTCTTCGACAGTACTTTGCAGGGAGCCTTAAAGATGCTGCTAAGAGTATTGGCG TTTGCCCCACCACTTTGAAAAGGATATGCAGGCAACACGGTATCTCCCGCTGGCCTTCTCGAAAGCTTAAGAAGGTTGGCCACTCATTAAAGAAACTCCAACTTGTGATTGACTCCGTCCAAGGTGCTGAAGGAGCCATTCAGATTGGTTCCTTTTACAACACTTTTCCAGAATTGACCTCTCCAAGTTTTTGCAgaaaaccttcattaatgatgAATGAAAATCTGAAGCCCTTAAACCCTCAGCCTGAGAGTGGCACATCAAATGCTGGGGCCACTGCTTCGAAATCCCCATCCTCATCCTGTAGTCAAAGCTCTGGATCAAGCATCTCATGTTCTACTGGAGCAAAGGAGCATACAATCACCAACAATACTTCGAACACCGAGGATGCCTTAGCAGTAGAAGACCCAGGAGGTGTTCTCAAAAGAACACTTAGTGATGCAGAATTACATGCCTTGTATCGTGAGGAACCCAAACCTCTTGCCAGATCCCAAAGCCATAAAATACTGGGGGATCAACCAAGTCTTGATCAGATTCTGCCCCCCTTGGGAAAAGGAAGTGGCAAGAATTTACGAGAAAATGGTGCTTTTAGAGTTAAAGCCAACTTTGGAGAAGACAAAGTCCGGTTCAGCTTGCAGCCAAGTTGGTGTTTCAAAGACTTGCAGCAAGAGCTTGCAAAGCGATTCAATATAAGTGATGTCTGCAAAATTGACCTCAAGTATTTGGATGATGATCATGAATGGGTTCTTCTGACTTGTGATGCTGATCTCGAGGAGTGTAAAGACATATACAGATTGACACAGAGCCAGACCATCAAATTATCTGTCCATCAAGCTTCTCAGAACCTCCGATAG